From a region of the Bacillus oleivorans genome:
- the rpmI gene encoding 50S ribosomal protein L35 produces MPKMKTHRGSAKRFKKTGSGKLKRSHAYRSHMFANKTQKQKRKLRKGTLVSKGDFKRIRQMLDNL; encoded by the coding sequence ATGCCTAAAATGAAAACTCACCGTGGCTCAGCTAAGCGTTTCAAAAAAACCGGTTCTGGAAAGTTGAAACGTTCTCATGCATACAGAAGCCATATGTTCGCGAATAAAACACAAAAGCAAAAGCGTAAACTTCGTAAAGGTACTTTAGTATCTAAAGGTGATTTCAAACGTATTCGTCAAATGCTTGACAACCTATAA
- the rplT gene encoding 50S ribosomal protein L20, producing the protein MPRVKGGTVTRKRRKKVIKLAKGYFGSKHTLYKVANQQVMKSYNYAYRDRRQKKRDFRKLWIARINAAARLNGLSYSRLMHGLKLSGIEVNRKMLADLAVTDEKAFTELANAAKAQLQK; encoded by the coding sequence ATGCCACGCGTAAAAGGCGGAACAGTTACACGTAAACGTCGTAAAAAAGTAATAAAATTAGCTAAAGGTTATTTCGGATCTAAACACACTTTATATAAAGTAGCAAACCAACAGGTTATGAAGTCATATAACTATGCTTATCGTGATCGTCGTCAAAAGAAACGCGACTTCCGTAAGCTTTGGATTGCCCGTATTAATGCGGCTGCGCGCTTAAACGGACTTTCTTACAGCCGTTTAATGCACGGTCTAAAATTATCAGGTATCGAAGTAAACCGTAAAATGCTAGCTGACCTTGCTGTGACTGATGAAAAAGCATTCACAGAATTAGCAAATGCAGCGAAAGCTCAGCTTCAAAAATAA
- a CDS encoding DUF1294 domain-containing protein: MMIYKIIFIYLLLINLWGFFVMGFDKKRAIKQKSRVSEKFLLQIALIGGSVGIYIGMKFYRHKTKHSAFIWGIPAMILTQISILYILGQYLNE, translated from the coding sequence ATGATGATCTATAAAATTATTTTTATTTACCTGCTGCTTATAAACCTTTGGGGTTTTTTCGTAATGGGGTTTGATAAAAAAAGAGCGATAAAACAAAAATCTCGCGTTTCTGAAAAATTCTTATTGCAGATCGCCTTAATCGGCGGGTCAGTTGGAATATACATAGGGATGAAATTTTATCGCCATAAAACAAAGCATTCCGCTTTTATCTGGGGGATTCCGGCAATGATTCTTACACAGATTTCGATTCTCTATATCTTAGGACAATATTTAAATGAATAG
- a CDS encoding TVP38/TMEM64 family protein — protein sequence MENAMSLLFTIIETGGMLAPIAFVLFHVLRQFFFIPVPVVCMAGGILFGTTFGTLFSIVGLMISCLLFYMVIEKLPKTYEKLMNIKKKWFGPHSRLTMGQITILRLIPFVHYQLLNVMMIERARSFGKYVIGAFWTNLPLAFFYTVFGEFISGFTPTIVIIILAALSVLFYILREKVVVLKWKEFFPKASEGQ from the coding sequence TTGGAAAATGCCATGTCTTTGTTGTTTACGATTATTGAAACAGGAGGCATGCTGGCTCCTATCGCTTTTGTTTTATTTCATGTATTAAGGCAATTTTTCTTTATTCCCGTTCCTGTCGTATGTATGGCAGGCGGTATTTTGTTTGGCACTACCTTTGGAACTTTGTTTTCCATCGTTGGCCTTATGATTTCATGTTTGCTGTTTTATATGGTTATTGAAAAACTTCCTAAAACGTACGAAAAGCTGATGAATATAAAGAAAAAGTGGTTTGGTCCTCATTCAAGACTGACGATGGGGCAGATTACCATCCTCCGCTTAATTCCTTTTGTTCATTATCAGCTATTAAATGTCATGATGATCGAACGAGCCCGTAGTTTTGGGAAATATGTAATCGGAGCTTTTTGGACTAACCTGCCACTCGCTTTTTTCTACACGGTATTTGGGGAATTTATCAGCGGATTTACACCGACAATCGTGATTATAATATTGGCAGCTTTGTCTGTGCTGTTCTATATTCTTCGCGAAAAAGTGGTTGTCCTAAAATGGAAAGAATTTTTTCCTAAGGCTTCAGAAGGTCAGTAA
- a CDS encoding dUTP diphosphatase: MDIKRLFQMQRELDHTIETKNNLQDEDLFERKVFAFVVEVAELANETRCFKFWSQKGPSKKEILLEEYVDGIHFLLSLGIEKKLDSIESELEKVKEEPKNLNLTSHFIKVNEEALAFFHNPTREAYLKLFYTYLQLASFLDFSLIEVEEAYFAKNKVNYQRQESNY, encoded by the coding sequence TTGGATATAAAACGTTTATTTCAAATGCAGCGTGAACTGGATCATACAATTGAAACAAAAAATAATCTACAGGATGAGGATTTGTTTGAAAGAAAAGTTTTTGCTTTTGTAGTAGAGGTTGCAGAACTTGCCAATGAAACGAGATGCTTTAAATTCTGGAGCCAAAAAGGACCTTCTAAAAAAGAGATACTGCTGGAAGAATACGTGGACGGAATTCACTTTCTGCTTTCGCTGGGTATTGAAAAAAAGTTGGATTCAATTGAGAGCGAATTGGAAAAAGTAAAGGAAGAGCCGAAAAACCTAAATTTGACTTCACATTTTATTAAGGTGAATGAGGAAGCACTTGCTTTTTTCCATAACCCAACAAGAGAAGCTTATTTGAAGTTGTTTTATACATATCTGCAGCTTGCCTCCTTCTTAGACTTTTCCTTAATAGAGGTTGAAGAAGCGTACTTTGCTAAGAATAAGGTAAATTATCAGCGCCAAGAATCTAATTACTAA
- a CDS encoding M42 family metallopeptidase has product MAKLDETLTMLKELTDAKGIPGNEREPREVMKKYIEPYANEITTDGLGSLIAKKVGDANGPKIMVAGHLDEIGFMVTKIDDKGFIRFQTVGGWWSQVMLSQRVTIVTSKGDITGVIGSKPPHILSAEARKKPIEIKDMFIDIGASSREQVLEWGVKPGDMVVPYFDFTVMNNEKMLLAKAWDNRIGCAIAIDVLKGLKGVSHPNIVYGVGTIQEEVGLRGARTSAAQIEPDIGFGVDVGIAGDTPGVTEKEALSKLGEGPQIILYDASMVSHKGLRDFVTGIADELNIPYQFDSVPGGGTDSGAIHLTANGVPSLSITIATRYIHSHAAILHRDDYENAVKLITEVIKRLDRETVNRITFE; this is encoded by the coding sequence ATGGCTAAATTAGATGAAACACTTACGATGCTAAAGGAATTAACTGATGCAAAAGGAATCCCAGGGAATGAAAGAGAACCTCGGGAAGTTATGAAAAAATACATAGAGCCGTATGCGAACGAAATCACGACAGACGGTTTAGGAAGCTTAATTGCGAAAAAGGTTGGGGACGCAAATGGTCCCAAAATTATGGTTGCCGGACATTTAGACGAAATAGGTTTTATGGTGACCAAAATCGATGATAAAGGGTTCATTCGGTTCCAAACAGTGGGCGGCTGGTGGTCTCAAGTCATGCTCTCACAGCGGGTGACGATTGTTACTAGCAAAGGTGACATTACAGGGGTAATCGGCTCGAAACCGCCTCATATTTTATCAGCAGAGGCTCGGAAAAAGCCGATTGAAATTAAGGATATGTTTATTGATATCGGGGCTTCCAGCAGAGAACAAGTGTTAGAGTGGGGCGTCAAACCTGGCGATATGGTAGTGCCGTACTTCGATTTTACTGTCATGAATAACGAAAAAATGTTATTGGCCAAAGCATGGGACAACCGAATTGGCTGTGCCATAGCCATTGATGTTTTAAAAGGATTAAAAGGGGTCAGCCATCCAAACATTGTATACGGTGTCGGAACGATCCAAGAGGAAGTTGGCTTGCGCGGAGCACGGACATCTGCCGCGCAAATCGAGCCTGATATAGGCTTTGGTGTGGATGTTGGCATTGCTGGGGACACTCCAGGTGTTACAGAAAAAGAGGCTTTAAGTAAACTGGGTGAAGGTCCGCAAATTATTTTATATGATGCGTCTATGGTTTCTCACAAAGGTCTTCGTGACTTTGTAACTGGTATTGCAGACGAATTAAACATTCCATATCAATTTGACTCTGTACCAGGCGGAGGAACGGACTCTGGGGCGATCCACTTAACGGCTAATGGGGTTCCAAGTCTTTCGATTACGATCGCAACGAGATACATTCACTCTCACGCCGCGATCCTTCACCGCGATGATTACGAAAATGCTGTGAAGTTAATTACAGAGGTAATCAAGCGGTTAGACCGTGAAACAGTGAACCGGATTACATTTGAATAA
- the sspI gene encoding small acid-soluble spore protein SspI, whose protein sequence is MNLNLRAAILHNVSDNDQSQLEDTIVDAIQSGEEKMLPGLGVLFEVIWKNSSEDEKKEMLETLEKGVKG, encoded by the coding sequence ATGAATTTGAACCTTCGTGCAGCAATTTTGCATAATGTTTCCGACAATGATCAAAGTCAGCTAGAAGATACGATTGTAGATGCGATTCAAAGTGGAGAAGAAAAAATGCTCCCTGGTTTAGGCGTTCTTTTTGAAGTGATTTGGAAAAATTCTTCTGAGGATGAGAAAAAGGAAATGTTAGAGACATTAGAAAAAGGTGTAAAAGGCTAA
- a CDS encoding TrmH family RNA methyltransferase has translation MLKSIQSVQNEKVKEWKKLLQKKGRDTANQYIMEGFHLVEEASQNPALITTVIVREDVAVPEWVPSSMEIYQVSTEVANAISDTETNQGIFAICKKEDHEVPKQAKSFLLLDAIQDPGNLGTIIRTADAAGVDAVILGDGTVDPYNPKVIRSAQGSHFHIPFIKGNLFNWVQQLKETGVSVYGTALEGAEPFHIVEPRHPFALILGNEGNGVNPNLLELANQNLYVPIYGKSESLNVTIAGGILLYHFMNMAHS, from the coding sequence ATGTTGAAATCGATTCAGTCGGTTCAAAATGAAAAAGTGAAGGAATGGAAGAAGCTCCTGCAAAAAAAAGGGCGAGATACTGCTAATCAATACATAATGGAAGGTTTCCATTTGGTGGAAGAGGCTAGTCAAAACCCTGCTCTCATCACGACCGTGATTGTCAGGGAAGATGTAGCTGTTCCTGAGTGGGTTCCTTCGAGTATGGAGATTTACCAGGTATCAACCGAAGTGGCAAATGCGATTTCAGATACCGAAACGAATCAGGGCATTTTCGCTATTTGTAAAAAAGAAGACCACGAGGTTCCGAAACAGGCAAAATCCTTTTTGCTGCTAGATGCGATTCAAGACCCGGGAAATTTAGGAACGATTATACGGACAGCTGATGCTGCAGGGGTTGATGCGGTTATCTTAGGGGATGGGACAGTAGATCCTTACAATCCGAAAGTCATAAGGAGTGCCCAAGGGAGTCACTTTCATATTCCATTTATAAAGGGCAACTTATTTAACTGGGTTCAACAGCTCAAGGAAACAGGTGTATCGGTCTACGGTACAGCTTTAGAAGGAGCAGAACCCTTCCATATAGTGGAACCAAGACATCCGTTTGCTCTGATCTTAGGAAATGAAGGAAATGGGGTAAATCCGAATCTTTTAGAACTAGCCAATCAAAATCTTTACGTACCGATATATGGTAAAAGCGAATCCCTGAATGTAACGATTGCGGGCGGAATTTTGTTGTATCATTTCATGAATATGGCCCATTCTTGA
- the pheS gene encoding phenylalanine--tRNA ligase subunit alpha, with the protein MEQKLRELEQDALQKIQNAENLKELNDVRVAYLGKKGPITEVLRGMGKLSAEERPKMGALVNVVREKITAEIEAKQGELEEKAIAEKLAKETIDVTLPGRPVQLGNHHPLTKIVEEIEDLFISMGYEIAEGPEVETDYYNFEALNLPKGHPARDMQDSFYITEEILMRTHTSPVQARTMEKNQGKGPVKIICPGKVYRRDSDDATHSHQFTQIEGLVIDRNIRLSDLKGTLNVFAKKIFGEEREIRLRPSFFPFTEPSVEMDISCKMCGGSGCNVCKGTGWIEILGAGMVHPNVLEMAGYDSNEYTGFAFGMGPERIAMLKYGIEDIRHFYTNDIRLLKQFAVHEE; encoded by the coding sequence ATGGAACAAAAATTAAGGGAATTAGAGCAAGACGCACTACAAAAAATCCAAAACGCTGAAAATCTGAAAGAATTAAATGATGTCCGTGTTGCCTATTTAGGAAAAAAAGGACCTATTACCGAAGTATTGCGCGGAATGGGAAAGCTTTCAGCTGAAGAAAGACCTAAAATGGGTGCACTCGTCAATGTGGTCCGAGAAAAGATCACAGCGGAAATTGAAGCCAAGCAGGGGGAACTGGAAGAAAAAGCGATTGCCGAAAAATTAGCGAAAGAAACAATTGATGTGACCCTTCCGGGGCGTCCGGTTCAGCTTGGAAACCATCATCCTTTAACCAAAATCGTGGAAGAGATTGAGGACTTGTTTATATCAATGGGATATGAAATCGCAGAAGGCCCAGAAGTAGAAACTGACTATTATAATTTCGAGGCGTTAAATCTTCCAAAAGGTCACCCTGCCCGCGATATGCAGGATTCCTTCTACATAACGGAGGAAATTCTCATGCGTACCCATACATCCCCAGTACAGGCTCGTACGATGGAAAAGAATCAGGGCAAAGGACCAGTTAAAATTATTTGTCCTGGTAAAGTTTATCGCCGTGATTCTGACGATGCGACTCATTCTCATCAATTTACCCAAATTGAAGGATTAGTCATCGACCGCAATATTCGTTTAAGTGACTTAAAAGGAACACTTAATGTATTTGCGAAGAAAATCTTCGGTGAGGAAAGAGAAATCCGTCTCCGTCCCAGCTTTTTCCCATTCACTGAGCCGTCTGTTGAAATGGATATTTCCTGTAAAATGTGCGGCGGTTCAGGCTGTAACGTTTGTAAAGGAACAGGCTGGATTGAAATCTTAGGAGCCGGGATGGTTCATCCCAACGTGCTGGAAATGGCCGGATATGACTCTAATGAATATACAGGCTTTGCTTTTGGTATGGGACCAGAAAGAATTGCGATGCTGAAATACGGAATTGAAGACATTCGTCATTTCTATACCAATGATATCCGTTTGCTGAAACAGTTTGCCGTTCATGAAGAATAA
- the pheT gene encoding phenylalanine--tRNA ligase subunit beta → MLVSYNWLQEYVDLSGTTPDELAEKITRTGIEVESVEPVSDGIKGVVVGYVMECEQHPNADKLNKCLVDIGEAEPVQIICGAKNVAKGQKVAVAKVEAVLPGNFKIKKAKLRGEESNGMICSLQELGYESKIIAKEYAEGIYVFPEDVELGQDAIALLNLNDHILELGLTPNRSDCLSMLGVAYEVAAILEKDVKLPNVQAVSQEKTASEYIDVHVEVPEDNPLYIAKVVKNIKIGASPLWLQTRLMAAGIRPHNNIVDITNYILLEYGTPLHAFDYGRFGSKEIVVRRAKQDEKIVTLDDTERTLTADHLVITNGKEPVAVAGVMGGANSEVRSDTTTVILEAALFNPLTVRKGSKDLGLRSEASSRFEKGVDPERVRLAAERAAELMAELGGGEVVAGSVEVNTLKAEPKVIEVPYEKVNRVLGTGLSKEEMSRLLDRLKIPHELKADRLVVTAPTRRGDLTIPEDIIEEIGRLYGYNNLPYTLPVGEFNPGALTSYQRKRRVTRQILESAGLYQVLTYSLTAQEKAQKYALEIREPIALSMPMSEERSHLRLSLMPGLIDILQFNQARQNESVAVYEIGSVFLSNGMDVLPEEKEHLAGALTGEWVSNPWQGEKKAVDFYVAKGVLDALFENLDLTQVIEYSPVQLEGMHPGRTAQVLLNGTVLGFVGQLHPAVQKEHDLKDTYVFEMDLSKLFGAETKELQYQPIPRFPSITRDIALIVDSNVLAGDIKKAITSAGGKLLKEVSIFDVYEGEHMESGKKSIAFSLKYVDPEKTLTDEEVTAAHEKVLEAVQQQFGATLRGA, encoded by the coding sequence ATGTTAGTTTCTTATAACTGGTTGCAAGAATATGTGGATTTATCAGGTACAACCCCAGATGAATTAGCTGAAAAAATTACGAGAACCGGAATTGAAGTTGAATCTGTAGAACCTGTCAGTGATGGGATTAAAGGGGTAGTTGTTGGCTATGTGATGGAATGTGAACAACATCCGAATGCAGATAAATTAAATAAATGTCTCGTTGATATTGGAGAAGCGGAACCTGTTCAAATTATTTGCGGGGCTAAAAACGTTGCAAAAGGACAAAAAGTGGCGGTTGCAAAAGTTGAAGCTGTATTGCCGGGTAATTTTAAAATTAAAAAAGCAAAACTGCGCGGTGAAGAATCCAATGGCATGATTTGTTCCTTGCAAGAATTAGGTTATGAATCCAAGATTATAGCTAAAGAATATGCTGAAGGCATTTATGTGTTCCCTGAGGATGTAGAATTAGGCCAGGATGCCATTGCTCTTCTCAATCTGAATGATCATATTTTAGAGCTTGGTCTGACGCCAAACCGTTCCGACTGTTTATCGATGTTAGGGGTTGCTTATGAAGTAGCTGCGATTTTAGAAAAAGATGTAAAACTCCCGAATGTTCAGGCTGTCAGCCAAGAAAAAACAGCATCCGAGTACATTGATGTTCACGTAGAAGTACCAGAAGATAACCCGTTATATATAGCCAAGGTCGTAAAAAATATAAAAATTGGCGCTTCTCCATTATGGCTACAGACACGCCTAATGGCAGCAGGGATCAGACCGCATAACAATATTGTCGATATTACGAACTATATTTTGTTAGAATACGGTACGCCTTTACATGCGTTTGACTATGGCCGTTTCGGTTCTAAGGAGATTGTTGTAAGAAGAGCGAAACAGGACGAAAAAATAGTCACATTAGATGATACGGAAAGAACCTTAACTGCCGATCACCTCGTTATTACAAATGGCAAAGAGCCTGTTGCTGTTGCGGGAGTGATGGGCGGAGCTAATTCAGAAGTCAGGAGCGATACAACAACAGTTATTCTTGAAGCAGCACTCTTTAATCCCCTTACGGTTAGAAAAGGTTCAAAGGATTTAGGTCTCCGCAGTGAAGCAAGCAGCCGGTTTGAAAAGGGTGTCGACCCTGAACGAGTCCGCTTGGCAGCAGAACGGGCAGCAGAGCTTATGGCAGAGCTAGGCGGCGGAGAAGTGGTGGCTGGCTCAGTAGAGGTTAATACTTTAAAAGCTGAACCAAAGGTCATTGAAGTGCCATATGAAAAAGTGAATCGTGTATTAGGAACTGGCCTTTCAAAGGAAGAGATGAGCCGTCTTTTAGACCGTTTAAAAATTCCTCATGAACTAAAAGCAGATCGGTTAGTGGTAACAGCTCCTACGAGAAGAGGAGATTTAACAATTCCGGAAGATATAATCGAGGAAATAGGCCGTCTTTATGGATATAACAATCTTCCATATACTCTTCCAGTTGGAGAATTCAATCCAGGAGCACTTACTTCCTACCAAAGAAAGCGCCGGGTAACCCGTCAAATTTTGGAATCTGCCGGTCTTTATCAAGTTCTTACTTATTCTCTAACAGCTCAAGAAAAGGCACAAAAATACGCGTTAGAAATAAGAGAACCAATCGCCTTATCTATGCCGATGAGTGAAGAACGGAGCCATTTGCGCTTAAGCCTTATGCCTGGATTAATTGATATTCTTCAGTTTAATCAGGCGCGTCAAAATGAGAGCGTAGCTGTGTACGAAATTGGATCAGTATTTCTTTCTAATGGAATGGATGTTTTACCTGAGGAAAAAGAACATTTAGCAGGGGCTCTAACAGGAGAGTGGGTATCCAACCCTTGGCAAGGAGAGAAGAAAGCCGTTGATTTTTATGTAGCCAAAGGCGTTTTGGATGCCTTATTTGAAAATCTGGATCTGACTCAAGTAATTGAGTATAGTCCGGTTCAGCTTGAAGGAATGCACCCTGGCCGTACAGCACAAGTTTTATTAAATGGAACGGTTTTAGGGTTTGTCGGTCAGCTTCATCCAGCTGTTCAAAAAGAGCATGACTTAAAAGATACGTATGTATTTGAAATGGATTTATCTAAATTGTTCGGAGCGGAAACGAAAGAGCTTCAGTATCAGCCAATTCCGCGTTTCCCTTCCATAACGCGTGACATTGCGCTAATTGTAGATTCCAACGTTCTTGCTGGTGATATTAAAAAGGCCATTACCTCAGCCGGCGGGAAGCTTTTAAAAGAAGTTTCTATTTTTGATGTTTATGAAGGGGAACATATGGAAAGCGGAAAAAAATCAATTGCCTTCTCTCTTAAATATGTCGACCCAGAAAAAACATTAACAGATGAGGAAGTAACAGCGGCACACGAAAAAGTACTGGAAGCAGTCCAGCAGCAATTCGGGGCAACCTTAAGAGGTGCCTGA
- a CDS encoding CvpA family protein, producing the protein MLDLIILLLLVVGLIVGLKRGFILQAIHMVGFILSFILAYVYYDDLAPKLKLWIPYPTLGDSESFTMLFESMNLDAAYYNAISFAIIFFISKILLQIIGSMLDFVAHLPVMKQLNVWAGGALGFLEVYLMVFIVLYIGALLPVEFIQGPLGSSFMAKTIVTNTPIFSSQIQDLWFQYMDV; encoded by the coding sequence ATGCTCGATCTGATTATTTTACTTCTTTTAGTTGTGGGGTTAATCGTAGGACTTAAAAGAGGTTTTATTTTACAGGCCATTCATATGGTTGGCTTTATCCTGTCCTTTATTTTAGCATATGTTTACTATGATGATTTAGCTCCCAAACTAAAGCTTTGGATTCCTTATCCGACACTGGGAGACAGTGAATCCTTTACCATGTTATTTGAATCTATGAATTTAGATGCGGCCTATTATAATGCCATTTCATTTGCTATTATCTTTTTTATTTCAAAAATTCTATTGCAAATCATAGGTTCGATGCTTGATTTTGTCGCACATCTGCCGGTTATGAAACAATTAAATGTATGGGCAGGCGGAGCCCTCGGATTTTTAGAAGTTTACTTAATGGTATTTATTGTGTTATACATTGGGGCTTTACTTCCGGTTGAATTTATTCAGGGCCCGCTCGGATCTTCATTTATGGCCAAAACCATAGTGACTAACACTCCGATTTTTTCAAGTCAAATTCAAGATCTATGGTTTCAATATATGGATGTCTAA
- the polX gene encoding DNA polymerase/3'-5' exonuclease PolX: protein MVHKKEIVRLLETVATYMELMGENSFKVSAFRKAANALERDERSVGELEDYTTIPGIGKGTASVIEEYIELGESKLLNELREKVPSGLIPLLQLQGLGGKKIARLYQELHITNADELKDACERGKVADLSGFGKKTEEKLLQSIQELGTQPERLPIAAVLPIVDYIESYLASIPEIDQFSKAGSLRRAEETVKDLDFVIATSSPATVKEKLLEMKGIKRIVAKGDTKVSVIVDGDFGLSIDFRLVSKAEFATALHHFTGSKEHNVRMRQIAKERHEKISEYGVEDLETGKIHTFASEEAFYKHFGLPYLPPEVRINGQEIEIFQMEYPFINENDIKGDLHMHTTWSDGAHTLEEMVQACIDKGYQYMAITDHSQFLKVANGLTKDRVLRQKEEIHKLREKYPEILILTGIEMDILPDGSLDFENDVLEELDFVIASIHSGFQQPKSKIMERLKAALNNLHVDLIAHPTGRKIGKRTGYEINIEQLIELASETNTALELNANPNRLDLNYEFVRKAQQAGVKICINTDAHYKESLSFMEIGVAAARKGWLKQEDCLNAMNKEVLLNFLKTKR, encoded by the coding sequence ATGGTTCACAAAAAAGAAATCGTCCGTTTGTTAGAAACAGTGGCAACCTATATGGAATTGATGGGAGAAAACTCCTTTAAAGTATCTGCTTTTCGGAAGGCTGCTAATGCGCTTGAGCGGGATGAAAGAAGTGTCGGGGAATTAGAAGATTACACAACCATCCCTGGGATTGGCAAAGGGACGGCTAGTGTCATAGAAGAATACATTGAACTCGGTGAATCTAAACTTTTGAATGAGTTAAGAGAAAAGGTTCCGTCTGGACTTATACCACTTCTCCAGCTGCAAGGCTTAGGCGGAAAAAAGATTGCAAGGCTTTATCAAGAACTCCATATAACAAATGCAGACGAGCTAAAAGACGCTTGTGAACGCGGAAAGGTGGCCGACCTTTCAGGGTTTGGCAAAAAAACAGAAGAAAAATTACTTCAATCGATCCAAGAATTAGGGACACAGCCTGAACGTTTACCAATCGCAGCTGTATTGCCTATAGTTGATTATATAGAATCCTATCTGGCGTCCATCCCGGAAATCGATCAATTTTCTAAAGCGGGAAGTTTGCGTAGAGCAGAAGAGACCGTGAAAGATTTAGATTTTGTGATTGCGACCTCTTCACCAGCTACTGTAAAGGAAAAGCTGCTAGAGATGAAAGGGATTAAAAGAATTGTAGCAAAAGGAGATACGAAGGTATCGGTTATAGTTGATGGCGATTTTGGATTATCGATCGATTTTCGCCTCGTTTCTAAAGCTGAATTTGCTACTGCTCTTCATCATTTTACTGGCTCAAAGGAACACAATGTACGGATGAGGCAAATTGCAAAAGAGCGCCACGAAAAAATTAGTGAGTACGGCGTTGAGGATTTGGAGACTGGGAAAATCCATACATTTGCTAGTGAAGAAGCCTTTTATAAACATTTTGGCTTACCATACTTGCCACCTGAAGTTCGTATAAATGGACAAGAAATTGAGATTTTTCAAATGGAATATCCATTTATAAATGAAAACGATATAAAGGGTGACCTTCATATGCATACGACCTGGAGCGATGGCGCCCATACCTTGGAGGAAATGGTTCAGGCCTGTATAGATAAAGGCTATCAATACATGGCAATTACGGACCATTCCCAATTTTTAAAAGTAGCAAATGGTCTGACTAAGGACAGGGTCTTGCGACAAAAAGAAGAGATTCATAAGCTTCGGGAGAAATATCCTGAAATACTTATCTTAACAGGAATTGAAATGGACATTTTACCTGATGGGTCACTTGATTTTGAGAATGATGTGCTTGAGGAGCTTGATTTTGTAATTGCTTCGATTCATTCCGGCTTTCAGCAGCCAAAGAGCAAAATCATGGAAAGATTAAAGGCTGCATTAAACAATTTGCATGTGGATCTGATAGCCCACCCAACAGGGCGAAAAATCGGGAAACGAACAGGCTATGAGATCAATATTGAGCAATTGATAGAGCTGGCAAGCGAGACAAATACAGCTCTTGAATTAAATGCAAATCCAAATAGGCTTGACTTAAATTATGAGTTTGTTCGAAAGGCACAGCAAGCGGGGGTAAAAATTTGTATTAATACAGATGCTCATTATAAAGAATCCTTATCGTTTATGGAAATTGGTGTTGCAGCAGCCCGAAAAGGCTGGCTCAAACAGGAGGATTGCCTCAACGCCATGAATAAAGAAGTGTTGCTAAATTTTTTAAAAACAAAGAGATAA